The Nostoc sp. KVJ3 genome window below encodes:
- a CDS encoding glycosyltransferase, which produces MAQTWSDLELLIWDDGSTDRSVEIASEYAQQDQRIRVIAAKHTGIALLSTGLLQQPLEIISVG; this is translated from the coding sequence CTGGCTCAAACTTGGTCGGACTTGGAATTGTTAATATGGGACGATGGCTCTACAGATCGCTCCGTTGAAATTGCATCCGAGTATGCCCAGCAAGATCAACGCATCCGAGTCATAGCTGCCAAACATACTGGTATTGCCCTGCTATCCACGGGGCTGTTGCAGCAACCACTGGAGATTATATCGGTTGGGTAG
- a CDS encoding glycosyltransferase family A protein → MCLKLSEVTDFYHIPHLFIIIAGHSGNLTNEQFEPIRWSQKAINNALKRRGLDSQYELSMQVVAHFTIKSKHRSQNTSNSPQQILNSPTTVSIIIPTYNRKHYLKYALDRSVVKPILTTKLL, encoded by the coding sequence TTGTGTCTAAAACTGTCTGAAGTCACCGACTTTTACCATATCCCTCACCTCTTTATTATTATCGCCGGTCACTCTGGCAATTTGACTAACGAACAGTTTGAACCGATTCGCTGGTCTCAAAAAGCAATCAATAACGCACTCAAAAGGCGGGGGTTAGACAGCCAATATGAGCTATCTATGCAAGTTGTCGCTCATTTTACTATTAAATCTAAACACCGCTCTCAGAACACCTCTAACTCCCCTCAGCAGATTTTAAATTCACCAACCACTGTTTCGATTATCATTCCGACTTACAATCGTAAACATTATCTTAAATACGCTCTCGATAGGTCTGTTGTCAAACCTATACTGACTACGAAATTATTGTAA
- a CDS encoding DEAD/DEAH box helicase, with the protein MASDSQIRALLKAWLDYIHVENLSNAKVEADDSTQPNIWDSLVNLVGDKLLIDESLFKKLKQPFKSAKNFEQTKLPSIAVAFPQLYVVESNRRQFRPLFTINISPIFEGNYRSSGWNLTEYEFQPVIPNLMQWYGLEEEAAESLVTREGLRVFLETTFNRPFKTLQDFMGLIEIPPFPVRSKLLPYLLDFDYAAFNYNLKKDFQKISDQNYFQWSRPGHPAYEYLFGQPKAPQHEVLFLGAFPNSQADDYQALALKHSKDQPVTAVIGPPGNGKTTLLLHKIAQQVVHRAVELATTGQDKSNLTVVTSTNKFAVNNVEKILANNLTSDRFYLSGGSRDLVESQVLPSLQTALDWLAKETFKLDEWESAKQQLLAGVQQIESHSKQDEHDLQQKKADEQLLEELCHDIQLLSVAIKTSAFESSSPLEFDRDYNKFPLEAYQQIGQHLDSARRSLPREDYRQNKSRNTNWFVQILQTIKRFWQLITKSSPRHILKRLHKQIEMPVLATLATPFQFQIPLTTESLIAAQQSVDQLIAEALNWQQQQNGIDSTQQQIESRKQQLKDLITRRSQIENRHATYPTKDFYSRFYTELHSLQVELFEWSWQFQQQEALRRKDEVIASIRTYIALLNGEWDAYRQLSHNWRNIYRDISLLFPVFLCTLHSIRNLLPYPDSGCIDQVIVDEAGQIPPHQVFPVLVRCNRALIVGDPLQLEPVVNLSDQKKDEYRSKSFLEQGLTDVDYDRYSPTATTAYHRAAGESGQPQDIGQGIILKYHYRCVPVIADFCDRLCNYGMVIKTEPQVSRLGANLIASHVEGQLENHVNWAEVDAVEALIEELLAAGYRLNSPDSDNTIGVISPYRRQVDALTQRLKSRWSDFSPKSIGTVHTFQGGQKSVIIFSTRQYSATDSLWFINRRPNLLNVAVSRARELFILVGNLARISEGGHTRELVEYIREFGEMR; encoded by the coding sequence ATGGCATCAGATTCACAGATTCGAGCATTACTCAAAGCTTGGTTAGATTACATCCATGTTGAAAATTTGAGTAATGCCAAAGTAGAAGCTGACGATTCTACTCAACCGAACATCTGGGACTCTCTCGTAAATCTGGTAGGCGATAAATTATTAATAGACGAGTCTTTATTTAAAAAACTAAAGCAACCATTTAAAAGTGCAAAGAACTTTGAGCAAACAAAATTACCATCAATTGCTGTAGCTTTCCCGCAGCTTTATGTAGTTGAATCGAATCGCCGTCAATTTCGCCCGTTGTTCACTATCAACATTTCTCCAATATTCGAGGGCAATTATCGCAGTAGCGGATGGAATTTAACTGAATATGAGTTTCAGCCTGTTATTCCTAATTTGATGCAGTGGTACGGGCTAGAGGAAGAAGCGGCTGAGTCCTTAGTCACAAGGGAAGGGTTGAGAGTTTTTCTCGAAACTACTTTCAATCGTCCCTTTAAAACGCTACAAGATTTTATGGGACTGATTGAAATACCGCCGTTTCCTGTGCGGTCAAAACTTCTCCCTTATCTATTGGATTTTGACTACGCTGCTTTTAATTACAACCTCAAAAAAGATTTTCAGAAAATTAGCGACCAGAATTACTTTCAGTGGTCAAGACCAGGACATCCGGCTTACGAATATCTGTTTGGGCAACCAAAAGCACCTCAACATGAAGTACTTTTTTTGGGTGCTTTTCCCAACTCCCAGGCGGATGACTATCAAGCACTTGCTCTCAAACATTCTAAGGATCAACCTGTTACTGCTGTGATTGGCCCACCGGGGAATGGCAAGACGACGCTGTTACTGCATAAGATAGCCCAGCAAGTGGTACATCGAGCAGTGGAATTAGCAACAACGGGTCAAGATAAAAGTAACCTAACTGTGGTAACAAGCACTAACAAATTTGCTGTAAATAACGTTGAGAAAATCTTAGCCAACAACTTGACCTCTGACCGTTTCTACTTATCAGGAGGTTCTAGGGATTTAGTTGAGAGCCAAGTGTTACCTAGTTTGCAAACTGCACTCGACTGGTTAGCCAAAGAAACATTTAAATTAGATGAATGGGAGTCAGCAAAGCAACAGTTGTTAGCTGGTGTTCAGCAAATAGAATCTCACTCTAAGCAAGACGAGCATGATCTTCAACAGAAAAAAGCTGATGAGCAGTTATTAGAGGAGCTATGCCACGATATACAATTGCTCTCAGTGGCGATAAAGACTTCTGCATTTGAGTCTTCGTCACCATTAGAATTTGACCGCGACTACAATAAGTTCCCCCTAGAAGCTTACCAGCAGATAGGACAACATCTTGACAGTGCTAGGCGTTCTTTACCGAGAGAAGATTACAGGCAGAATAAGAGTAGAAATACCAACTGGTTTGTCCAGATTTTGCAGACGATTAAACGATTCTGGCAGTTGATAACCAAAAGCAGCCCACGTCATATTCTCAAACGCTTGCACAAACAGATAGAGATGCCTGTGTTAGCGACCCTGGCCACCCCATTTCAATTTCAAATCCCACTAACAACTGAATCTCTCATCGCCGCCCAGCAGAGTGTTGACCAGCTTATTGCAGAAGCATTGAACTGGCAGCAACAACAGAATGGTATTGACAGCACACAACAGCAGATTGAGTCAAGAAAGCAGCAACTCAAAGACCTGATTACTCGCCGTTCTCAAATCGAAAACCGACACGCTACTTATCCCACCAAAGATTTTTACAGTCGCTTCTACACCGAATTGCACTCGCTGCAAGTAGAGTTATTTGAGTGGTCTTGGCAATTTCAGCAACAAGAAGCTCTGCGACGGAAAGATGAGGTGATAGCTTCCATAAGGACTTACATTGCATTATTGAATGGCGAATGGGATGCTTACCGTCAGTTAAGTCATAATTGGAGAAACATTTATCGGGATATCAGCCTGTTATTTCCGGTGTTTCTTTGCACTTTGCACTCCATCCGCAATTTGTTACCCTATCCCGATAGTGGCTGTATTGATCAAGTAATTGTAGATGAAGCGGGTCAGATTCCACCGCATCAAGTTTTCCCCGTTTTAGTGAGGTGTAATCGGGCTTTGATTGTTGGCGATCCATTGCAATTGGAGCCGGTTGTTAATTTAAGTGACCAGAAGAAAGATGAATATCGCAGCAAGTCGTTTCTAGAACAGGGGCTAACAGATGTAGATTATGACCGCTACAGCCCCACAGCAACAACAGCTTATCACCGAGCAGCTGGGGAATCAGGGCAACCGCAAGATATTGGTCAGGGCATTATCCTTAAATATCATTACCGTTGCGTTCCGGTAATTGCTGATTTTTGCGATCGCTTGTGCAACTACGGGATGGTCATTAAAACTGAGCCTCAAGTTTCTCGGTTGGGTGCTAACCTGATTGCAAGTCATGTCGAAGGTCAACTAGAGAACCATGTTAATTGGGCGGAAGTTGATGCAGTAGAAGCGTTGATTGAAGAGTTGTTAGCGGCGGGTTATCGCTTAAATTCTCCTGACTCTGACAACACGATTGGCGTGATTTCACCTTACCGTCGTCAAGTAGATGCGCTGACTCAACGTTTAAAATCTCGTTGGTCAGATTTTTCCCCCAAGAGCATTGGCACAGTTCACACGTTCCAAGGTGGACAGAAATCAGTGATAATTTTCTCGACTCGCCAATACTCTGCAACTGATAGTCTCTGGTTTATTAATCGGCGACCTAATTTACTGAATGTTGCTGTGAGCAGAGCGCGAGAACTGTTTATCCTGGTGGGGAATTTGGCACGAATCTCTGAAGGGGGGCATACCAGAGAGTTGGTGGAGTATATTAGGGAATTTGGGGAGATGCGATAA
- a CDS encoding ParB/RepB/Spo0J family partition protein, with the protein MIRRKQTDKPFGGQITTPPPAPWLSSPDAELPYATETTIKLSDIVLPQHQPRRYFDPQALKELVSSVKQHGILQPLLVRPIGGGKYELVAGERRYRAGHEAKLEVAPVVVRELSDDQAFQLALIENLQRSDLNPVEETEGILHLLGIRLHCDVEAVKSLLYRMKNAHSKGEQPSKSSLNESRKNVFPNSDNPQTEDNISEHLAEKNESSKNVFPNPDNPQSLDDVSDQLADETESSKNVSPNPDEEQSNTVQQVFESLGLMNWLSFITTRLPLLNLPEEILMALRSGQLEYTKAQVLARVRNNEIRKKLLSEAIANDWSLSQIKEKITAWTDDEQASSSKASNQIPDRLQNITQRIKKRQLWKEPSKQKQLVNLLNKLEALLGDE; encoded by the coding sequence ATGATCCGACGCAAACAAACAGACAAACCCTTTGGAGGTCAAATTACAACTCCGCCCCCTGCACCTTGGTTATCCTCCCCAGATGCCGAGTTGCCTTATGCTACTGAAACTACTATCAAACTTTCAGATATAGTTCTGCCCCAACACCAGCCCCGACGATATTTTGACCCACAAGCATTAAAAGAATTAGTCTCGTCAGTCAAGCAGCATGGCATTCTCCAACCTCTGTTGGTGCGTCCAATTGGTGGAGGGAAATACGAATTAGTAGCAGGAGAACGACGTTATAGGGCAGGGCATGAAGCCAAACTTGAAGTCGCGCCTGTGGTTGTGCGTGAGCTATCTGATGACCAAGCGTTTCAGTTGGCTTTGATTGAAAACCTACAACGATCAGACCTTAACCCTGTTGAAGAAACTGAAGGGATCTTGCACCTGTTGGGAATCCGGCTGCATTGCGATGTAGAAGCCGTCAAATCCTTGCTGTATCGAATGAAAAACGCTCACAGTAAGGGGGAACAGCCGTCAAAATCCTCATTAAATGAATCTAGGAAAAACGTTTTTCCTAACTCAGATAATCCACAAACTGAGGACAACATTTCTGAGCATTTAGCCGAGAAAAATGAATCTAGTAAAAACGTTTTTCCTAACCCCGATAATCCACAATCTCTTGACGACGTTTCTGACCAGTTAGCCGATGAAACTGAATCTAGTAAAAACGTTTCTCCTAACCCAGATGAAGAACAATCAAACACGGTACAACAGGTGTTTGAGAGTTTGGGACTCATGAATTGGCTGTCGTTCATTACCACACGCTTACCTTTGCTAAATCTGCCCGAAGAAATTTTAATGGCACTGCGTTCTGGTCAACTGGAATACACCAAAGCACAAGTCTTGGCGCGGGTAAGGAATAATGAAATCCGAAAAAAACTTTTGTCCGAAGCGATCGCTAACGATTGGTCTTTAAGCCAAATCAAAGAAAAAATCACAGCTTGGACGGATGATGAACAAGCATCGTCATCTAAAGCATCTAACCAAATACCAGACCGCCTTCAAAATATCACCCAGCGTATTAAAAAGCGTCAGTTATGGAAAGAACCTAGCAAGCAAAAGCAGCTAGTAAACCTTTTAAACAAGCTCGAAGCCTTACTAGGGGATGAGTGA
- a CDS encoding transposase, which translates to MFPQVTIFVYHLEKYSDLNSLESDLNTALQSRFPDGIQKGKYKIAIDFNLIPYYGEPSSSEAPYIYRSQAKSGTCSFYAYATVYVIKKNKRLTLAIKAVQQQNTLVAIITYLLALIEPLKLKIERLYLDREFFCVPVIRWLQALDIPFEMPVIIRGKHGGTRQLIRGRRSYKTTYTLNSDKYGSVTFHVWIICTYKNGKRRAHGREFFIYAVYKVQLSLHLIHDDYRLRFGIESSYRMKNQCRIKTTIKNPIIRLLFVALAFLIINIWIYLVWHYLSRLKRSSRQSSFSLIYPQTDA; encoded by the coding sequence ATGTTCCCACAAGTAACGATATTCGTTTATCATTTGGAGAAATATTCAGACCTGAACTCTCTGGAATCAGATTTAAATACTGCACTTCAAAGTCGGTTCCCAGATGGTATTCAAAAAGGAAAATACAAAATTGCTATCGATTTTAACTTAATTCCATATTATGGTGAACCATCATCATCAGAAGCACCATACATTTATAGAAGTCAAGCAAAAAGTGGCACTTGTTCTTTTTATGCCTACGCTACTGTCTATGTAATTAAAAAGAATAAACGACTTACCTTAGCTATTAAAGCTGTTCAACAACAAAATACTTTAGTAGCAATTATTACTTATCTTTTAGCTCTGATTGAGCCTTTGAAGCTAAAAATAGAACGATTGTATTTAGACCGGGAATTCTTCTGTGTGCCAGTCATCAGATGGTTGCAAGCTCTTGATATCCCCTTTGAAATGCCAGTAATTATTCGAGGTAAACATGGCGGTACTAGACAATTAATTAGAGGTAGGCGCAGTTATAAAACAACTTATACTTTAAACAGCGATAAATATGGCTCAGTCACTTTTCATGTATGGATAATTTGTACATATAAAAATGGTAAAAGACGAGCGCATGGGCGAGAGTTTTTTATTTACGCAGTCTATAAAGTACAGTTATCTTTACACCTGATACATGATGACTATCGTCTTCGTTTTGGGATTGAGAGTAGCTATCGGATGAAAAACCAGTGCCGAATTAAAACTACTATTAAAAATCCCATTATTCGGCTTTTATTTGTAGCTTTGGCGTTTTTAATTATTAATATTTGGATTTATCTAGTATGGCATTATCTTAGCCGTTTAAAAAGAAGCTCTCGACAAAGTTCTTTCTCACTTATTTACCCTCAAACAGATGCTTGA
- a CDS encoding ParA family protein: MSTTDPLCRIIALFNQAGGVAKSTLTQNLGYHLARRKHRVLLIDVDPQASLTKFMGLVPSQLQKTVADAIIDEQPLPIHEGIHGMDLVPASRVLSGAEMQLVSAAMRELRLKEAIESVLNEYDFILIDCPPSLGLLSYIALVAATHVLVPVETHIKAFEGTDELLQTITHVKNKANRKIQIAGFIPTRYANQNSADKRALAAIQSQLSAWGRIFPPIPRATAFVDASEERAPLAVFDPKHSVVAILEEIAKALEAL, encoded by the coding sequence GTGTCAACTACTGACCCTCTTTGCCGCATTATCGCCCTGTTTAACCAAGCGGGTGGTGTCGCCAAATCAACACTAACCCAAAATTTGGGATACCACTTAGCACGACGAAAACATCGCGTTCTCCTCATCGACGTAGACCCCCAAGCGTCCTTGACCAAATTCATGGGGTTAGTGCCATCTCAGTTACAAAAAACCGTTGCTGATGCCATTATCGACGAGCAGCCCTTACCGATTCATGAGGGCATTCACGGCATGGACTTGGTTCCAGCAAGCCGAGTCTTAAGTGGAGCAGAAATGCAGTTAGTCAGTGCTGCGATGCGCGAGTTGCGCCTTAAGGAAGCCATTGAATCTGTTCTAAATGAATACGACTTCATTCTTATAGATTGTCCCCCCAGCTTAGGATTGCTTTCCTATATCGCCTTAGTCGCGGCCACACACGTACTCGTCCCCGTCGAAACCCATATAAAAGCCTTTGAGGGAACAGACGAGCTTTTACAAACTATCACCCACGTAAAAAACAAAGCCAACCGCAAAATCCAAATAGCCGGGTTTATTCCCACGCGGTATGCCAACCAGAACTCAGCCGACAAACGAGCATTAGCAGCTATCCAATCTCAACTTTCCGCTTGGGGTCGGATTTTCCCACCCATCCCCAGAGCTACCGCTTTTGTCGATGCGTCAGAAGAACGTGCGCCTCTAGCAGTATTTGACCCGAAACATTCTGTAGTCGCTATCCTTGAAGAAATCGCCAAGGCTTTGGAGGCTTTATGA
- a CDS encoding DUF3991 and toprim domain-containing protein translates to MTDRDKEIAIRALLDNKPLQDVEEIIFASPARWTTDEAKALVLIANNQLASDREQKQRSPQFTPPPEDESLRPVLQHFLTQKRGITNFLVHPLQQQGLGYIDQHRNVVFIKRSLNGSKSGALVWDTHRQDNRCSEYPENSDRSPGWFHLKLGGEPDDKIERVYLCSSPIDALTMAEIDRNGHKGQPPVRTMYMAVDDPDNLPFELLRNINRIGVAFNNDDRGNEAAEVVQSMLPQAKRIAPKGLSWNEILIKQQQQQDELEQKQRSRGFSR, encoded by the coding sequence GTGACTGACCGAGATAAAGAAATCGCTATCAGGGCATTATTAGATAATAAGCCACTTCAAGATGTTGAAGAAATTATCTTTGCCAGTCCAGCCAGATGGACTACTGATGAAGCTAAAGCATTAGTTCTAATCGCTAATAATCAACTGGCATCTGATAGAGAGCAAAAACAGCGTTCACCCCAGTTTACACCACCGCCAGAGGATGAAAGCCTACGCCCAGTATTACAGCATTTCTTGACTCAAAAACGCGGTATAACAAACTTCCTTGTACACCCATTACAGCAGCAGGGGTTGGGTTACATAGACCAGCACCGAAATGTTGTCTTTATCAAGCGCTCTTTGAACGGTTCTAAGTCAGGCGCACTGGTTTGGGATACTCATCGCCAAGATAATCGCTGTTCCGAGTACCCCGAAAACAGCGATCGCTCTCCTGGGTGGTTTCACCTGAAATTGGGTGGAGAACCAGACGATAAAATCGAGAGAGTGTACCTGTGTTCTTCCCCTATTGATGCGCTGACAATGGCAGAGATTGACAGGAATGGACACAAGGGGCAACCACCAGTGAGGACAATGTACATGGCAGTGGATGATCCAGATAACTTGCCCTTTGAACTTCTCAGAAATATCAACAGGATTGGGGTGGCATTTAATAACGATGATCGGGGAAATGAAGCCGCCGAGGTCGTTCAGTCAATGTTACCCCAGGCTAAAAGAATTGCACCCAAGGGGCTAAGTTGGAATGAGATTCTTATTAAACAGCAGCAGCAGCAAGATGAACTGGAGCAAAAGCAACGCTCTAGGGGTTTTAGTCGATAA
- a CDS encoding glycosyltransferase family 2 protein, with protein sequence MDDGSTDGTADWIHTHYPQVKLLQIPTNTGAAAARNLGIKNALGQFIAFLDSDDQWLPDYLQHQIDTLKQTPTAVLSYCNYIAITSVDHKGDRMSLSPSHPDDLILSMLWRCFIHTLSQVVVPKSVFQTVGLLNEQLKGCHDWEFYLRLFAHGTPVHIPKYLVRKRWLPDSIVTQSNCTAWLANGLQVLEEFYRRPANARYSHLRPTIETHFRTTVEEFKSYIFPAFQPNQSQGITAPLVSIIISSNNASRFAACLHSCQQQIYPNLEIIIVEHDSTENLSEISRQFASTTKGRVILTQCQQPGASAAYNHGLALATGDYIQWLSGSDELTPQKIALQVAALEQNRHFDIAYGDWQWCFYQNEQCQLRIAFAFQQNDDERMQRLMHNWQPLHAFLIRRSTAVRLQELQVWNYPQTQLDADREYLTLAAIVGFRFLHVQHSTVLYNHFSSSQMKLSDSYVGRVERLKQMFLRFQYHATMQPLSEITEQHWFLLKQSWDLWKLAPVTLQQHGEDAFFSSALSKRARNAAQLSPSQNSQRLI encoded by the coding sequence ATTGATGACGGCTCCACCGATGGGACTGCTGATTGGATTCATACACACTATCCACAGGTAAAACTGTTACAAATACCCACTAATACTGGTGCTGCTGCCGCTAGAAATTTGGGCATTAAAAATGCGCTGGGGCAATTTATCGCCTTTCTCGATAGCGACGACCAATGGCTACCAGATTACCTGCAACATCAAATTGACACTCTCAAACAAACACCTACTGCTGTCCTCAGCTACTGCAACTATATCGCCATCACAAGTGTTGACCACAAGGGCGACCGAATGAGCCTCAGTCCAAGCCATCCAGATGACCTGATTCTTTCGATGCTTTGGCGATGCTTCATTCACACACTCTCTCAAGTCGTCGTACCCAAATCAGTCTTCCAAACAGTTGGTTTATTAAACGAACAGTTGAAAGGCTGTCATGACTGGGAGTTTTACTTAAGACTGTTTGCACACGGAACTCCAGTACATATCCCCAAGTATTTAGTTCGCAAACGCTGGTTGCCTGACAGCATCGTTACCCAATCTAACTGTACTGCATGGTTAGCAAACGGGCTTCAAGTCCTAGAAGAATTTTATCGTCGCCCTGCCAACGCCCGCTACAGCCATTTGCGACCAACCATTGAAACTCACTTTCGTACTACTGTAGAAGAATTCAAGTCATACATTTTCCCCGCTTTCCAGCCAAATCAGAGCCAGGGAATCACTGCCCCCCTAGTTTCCATTATTATCTCTAGTAATAACGCCAGCAGATTTGCCGCCTGTCTACATAGTTGCCAACAACAAATTTATCCGAATCTGGAAATTATTATTGTTGAACACGACTCGACCGAGAACTTGAGCGAAATTAGTCGCCAATTTGCCAGCACAACTAAAGGACGTGTAATCTTAACTCAATGCCAGCAACCAGGAGCGAGTGCTGCTTACAATCATGGATTAGCTTTAGCTACTGGTGACTATATCCAATGGCTTTCTGGCTCAGATGAATTGACACCCCAAAAAATTGCCTTGCAAGTAGCAGCATTAGAACAAAATCGTCACTTTGACATTGCCTATGGTGATTGGCAATGGTGCTTTTATCAAAACGAGCAGTGTCAATTGAGAATTGCTTTCGCATTCCAACAGAATGACGACGAAAGAATGCAGAGACTAATGCATAACTGGCAACCTCTTCATGCCTTCCTAATTCGTCGCTCTACAGCAGTGCGCTTGCAAGAGTTACAAGTGTGGAATTATCCACAGACTCAATTGGATGCAGACCGGGAGTATTTAACTCTAGCAGCAATAGTGGGGTTTCGTTTTCTTCACGTTCAACATTCTACCGTCCTCTACAATCATTTCTCCTCCAGTCAGATGAAGTTGTCCGACTCTTACGTCGGAAGAGTCGAGAGACTCAAGCAAATGTTTTTACGCTTTCAATACCATGCCACGATGCAGCCACTAAGTGAAATTACAGAACAACATTGGTTTCTGCTCAAGCAAAGTTGGGATTTGTGGAAACTCGCACCAGTCACACTTCAGCAACACGGAGAAGACGCTTTTTTTTCTTCAGCACTCTCAAAAAGAGCTAGGAATGCCGCTCAACTTAGCCCAAGCCAGAATAGTCAGCGCCTTATATAA
- a CDS encoding DEAD/DEAH box helicase, producing the protein METNYTFKFNSDTAKSALKAGKYDPINFYEARLNLFNLSVMADYDQLICLPTLTAIDKYWYQIETARKVLRQLGGRALLADEVGLGKTIEAGLIIAEYLARGMVQSMLVLTPASLVSQWQSELSDKFDIATITTDNRDPQQPIDEFWTNNPRIIASLNTAKSAKHYPHVTSRTWDLVVVDEAHHLKNRTTLNWKLVNALNKRFILMLTATPVQNSLIELFNLLTLLKPGLLQTEAAFKKEYVDSRNGRVPKNPEKLRSLMREVMVRNTRALVDVKLPKRFATTITVTPAAGEEKLYQDLSEYLRSSEDKLDRLSRTNLLMRAGSSPGALADSLKQLTKRLPDEELKSLARRAAQVKQVEKAKVLVEMLSKSSQKTLVFTTHKATSTYLAQTLQAANIPFAEFTGGMSLKQKDEAIAAFRDTVSVLLASETGGEGRNIQFANAIVNYDLPWNPMKIEQRIGRIHRIGQTQDVFIFNFCLKGSIEEYILRILHDKINMFELVVGEIETILGNVDDEFDFSEIVMDIWLKHQVKPELDTAFEQLADNLLKAKNQYQQIQELDEQIFGEDFEA; encoded by the coding sequence ATGGAGACAAACTATACATTCAAATTTAATTCTGACACTGCCAAGTCAGCCCTGAAAGCTGGTAAATACGACCCGATTAACTTCTACGAGGCGCGTTTAAACCTGTTCAACCTCTCGGTAATGGCAGACTACGATCAGCTAATTTGCCTGCCCACACTAACTGCTATTGACAAATACTGGTATCAGATTGAAACAGCCCGAAAAGTACTTAGACAACTGGGTGGACGCGCATTACTAGCCGATGAAGTCGGATTGGGCAAAACCATTGAGGCGGGACTAATCATAGCCGAGTACTTAGCAAGGGGTATGGTACAGTCCATGCTGGTGTTAACTCCTGCATCCCTAGTTTCCCAGTGGCAATCAGAGTTAAGTGACAAATTTGATATTGCTACTATCACCACAGATAACCGCGATCCACAACAACCGATAGACGAATTCTGGACGAATAATCCGCGAATTATCGCTTCATTAAACACGGCTAAATCTGCTAAACATTATCCCCACGTCACCAGTCGCACTTGGGACTTGGTAGTTGTCGATGAAGCCCACCACCTGAAAAATCGCACTACCCTAAACTGGAAACTGGTCAATGCCCTCAATAAGCGGTTTATCCTCATGCTCACTGCTACGCCAGTGCAGAACTCCCTTATTGAACTGTTTAATCTGCTGACCCTCCTCAAACCGGGACTGCTACAAACAGAAGCCGCTTTTAAAAAAGAATATGTCGATTCCAGGAATGGGCGAGTCCCTAAAAATCCCGAAAAGTTGCGCTCCCTGATGCGGGAAGTCATGGTGCGAAATACCCGCGCCCTAGTAGATGTTAAACTGCCCAAACGCTTCGCCACCACAATTACCGTTACCCCAGCAGCAGGCGAGGAGAAACTTTACCAGGACTTGAGCGAGTACCTACGTTCTTCAGAGGACAAGCTAGACAGACTCTCCCGCACTAATTTGCTGATGCGTGCTGGTTCATCCCCTGGTGCTTTGGCTGACTCCCTCAAGCAATTGACCAAACGCCTACCTGATGAAGAACTGAAGTCTTTAGCAAGACGAGCAGCCCAAGTGAAGCAGGTTGAGAAAGCAAAAGTATTGGTAGAAATGCTCTCAAAATCTTCCCAGAAAACCTTGGTCTTCACAACCCATAAAGCAACTAGCACTTATTTGGCTCAAACTCTGCAAGCAGCAAATATCCCCTTTGCAGAATTTACTGGTGGGATGTCCCTTAAACAGAAAGATGAGGCTATAGCCGCATTTCGAGATACTGTTTCTGTACTGCTGGCATCTGAAACAGGCGGAGAGGGACGTAACATCCAGTTTGCGAACGCGATCGTTAATTATGACCTCCCCTGGAACCCAATGAAAATAGAACAGCGCATTGGTCGTATCCACCGCATTGGACAAACCCAGGATGTTTTTATTTTTAACTTTTGTCTCAAGGGCAGTATCGAAGAATATATTCTGCGGATCTTGCATGACAAAATTAATATGTTTGAACTAGTGGTCGGAGAGATTGAAACAATTTTAGGGAACGTGGATGATGAATTTGACTTTAGTGAAATTGTTATGGATATCTGGCTCAAGCATCAAGTCAAGCCCGAATTAGATACAGCCTTCGAGCAATTGGCAGATAATTTGTTGAAAGCCAAAAACCAATATCAGCAAATTCAAGAACTGGATGAACAGATTTTTGGCGAAGATTTTGAAGCCTGA